Proteins encoded within one genomic window of Glycine soja cultivar W05 chromosome 1, ASM419377v2, whole genome shotgun sequence:
- the LOC114410557 gene encoding protein SHORT HYPOCOTYL IN WHITE LIGHT 1-like, whose amino-acid sequence MARATATTTTPLSNLTRPSHTKLCHFSANNVPFSIQPFHSRFYHNHRLKPIITNCDGKLNSSGGGEAYAMDEAGFDEYDGVEEESDDEDDAESSVDLLIRFLQSMFKKVSKRAKKASRSVLPTVISPQLVSFAVDGTLLLASLSVVKALLEVICTLGGTVFAAILVLRVIWAAVSYFQSSGNSFNQGGNSFGAVA is encoded by the exons ATGGCAAGAGCTACTGCAACTACAACAACACCATTAAGCAATCTCACGCGCCCTTCGCACACCAAGCTTTGCCACTTCTCTGCAAACAACGTTCCCTTTTCTATCCAACCCTTTCACTCCAGATTCTACCACAACCACCGTTTAAAGCCCATAATCACCAATTGCGATGGCAag CTGAATAGCTCAGGTGGGGGAGAGGCATATGCGATGGATGAAGCGGGTTTTGACGAGTACGATGGAGTTGAAGAGGAAAGCGATGACGAGGATGATGCAGAGAGTAGCGTGGATTTGTTGATCAGATTCTTGCAGAGCATGTTTAAGAAGGTGTCTAAGCGGGCAAAGAAGGCATCTCGCTCTGTTTTGCCCACAGTGATATCGCCCCAGCTC GTTTCTTTTGCCGTTGATGGGACTCTGCTACTTGCTTCACTTTCTGTTGTCAAAGCACTTCTTGAG GTCATCTGCACTCTTGGAGGTACTGTATTTGCTGCAATTCTGGTCCTGCGTGTGATTTGGGCAGCAGTTTCTTACTTCCAGTCAAGTGGGAATAGCTTCAATCAAGGGGGGAATTCCTTTGGTGCTGTTGCCTAA